The following are from one region of the Nicotiana tabacum cultivar K326 chromosome 3, ASM71507v2, whole genome shotgun sequence genome:
- the LOC107789102 gene encoding uncharacterized protein LOC107789102 produces the protein MEAAPILVCSKVPSFCAATSKHNPFSYRPFHKQVARKFCVNNLNPRRNLEIPKSHLRSSFSIPFSNVSSSPSQNFSCWSPYNGRFGSLLPVQCSHSNTVETKKVLSLESLKMGFSQLTPFGLFKWALVFSVTIAATKWVVNVLLNPFFWMYFSMTWLFWPRLVAISLASYSLYCLNKLLNGEASELEQFAIVTSAFTWLTLVPPAHFNGFLEGWPVVFFFVYHYFFFLNVSVRKRLYGDYNPREHDPKWDISLPNWKKLLFCVGVMVGHWLAAFEGPELHLIPGGWSNLGIWVLILMTLFMQYHSTLYLAKYSEKVVVPTAVVQFGPYRFVRHPIYASTMLLFVAYCVALRAPLSALFIAVVCLLYYGNKAKLEESLMIENFGERYMEYASKVRHKLIPFVY, from the coding sequence ATGGAAGCAGCGCCCATTTTGGTCTGCTCAAAGGTACCCTCTTTCTGTGCTGCAACATCAAAACATAACCCCTTTTCTTACAGACCTTTCCACAAACAGGTGGCGCGCAAGTTCTGTGTAAACAACTTAAACCCCCGGAGAAATCTTGAAATACCCAAATCCCACTTGCGTAGTTCTTTCTCAATTCCCTTCAGCAATGTCAGTTCTTCTCCATCCCAGAATTTCTCCTGTTGGTCGCCGTATAATGGTAGATTTGGGTCATTACTGCCAGTCCAATGTTCACATTCAAATACAGTAGAAACAAAAAAGGTGTTATCTTTGGAGTCACTGAAGATGGGGTTTTCTCAATTGACCCCATTTGGCTTGTTTAAGTGGGCTTTGGTGTTTTCAGTTACTATTGCTGCTACAAAGTGGGTTGTGAATGTACTGTTGAATCCGTTCTTTTGGATGTATTTTAGTATGACATGGTTATTCTGGCCTAGGTTAGTTGCCATAAGCCTAGCAAGTTACAGTCTTTATTGCTTAAACAAGCTTTTAAATGGGGAAGCGAGTGAATTAGAGCAATTTGCTATTGTTACTTCAGCTTTCACTTGGCTTACACTTGTCCCACCTGCACATTTCAATGGTTTTCTTGAAGGGTGGCCTGTTGTGTTCTTTTTCGTGTAccattatttctttttcttgaatGTGAGTGTTCGAAAACGGCTGTATGGTGATTATAACCCGAGAGAGCATGACCCCAAATGGGATATTAGCCTACCCAATTGGAAGAAGTTGTTGTTTTGTGTTGGAGTTATGGTTGGTCATTGGCTTGCGGCGTTTGAAGGGCCGGAATTGCATCTTATCCCTGGTGGATGGAGCAATTTGGGTATTTGGGTTTTGATCTTGATGACTTTGTTTATGCAGTATCATTCGACATTGTATTTAGCCAAGTATTCGGAGAAGGTGGTTGTGCCTACAGCTGTCGTACAGTTTGGCCCATATCGCTTTGTTCGCCATCCTATTTACGCTTCGACCATGCTCTTGTTTGTTGCTTACTGTGTTGCACTTAGGGCGCCTCTGAGCGCTCTCTTCATTGCAGTCGTTTGCTTGCTGTACTATGGGAATAAAGCTAAGTTAGAGGAAAGTTTGATGATAGAGAACTTTGGTGAGAGATATATGGAGTATGCAAGTAAAGTTAGACACAAGCTTATTCCTTTTGTTTATTAA